The following DNA comes from Actinomycetes bacterium.
CCATCCGCGGTGCCGACGGGTCGCCGAGCCCACGGATGATGCCGCGCACCGTCTCCTGCGGCCGTCCGAAGATCACCGGGACGAAGTGCGTCAGCAGCATGCCCTCGTCGAAGAGCTCGGCGCTGACCTCGGCGTCGGCCGTGCAGCCGAGGTAGAAGAGCATCGAGCCGTAGTACGCGTCCCGAGCAGTCTCGGGATCAACGCCGAGCCGCTGCGCCAACCGCACGGCCACCAGGGTGGCGCTCAAGCCGTGCTCGACCGGGAAGCCCATGCCGAGATCGGTGGCGAGGCACAGGGTCGCCATGACATCAGCCGTCCGCACGGCATCGGTCCCAGCCGACGGCTGCCCGGCCACCTCGCCAACGTACGCCCGGAGGCGGACGTACGGTGAGGCCGTGCGCTTCGCGATCAAGACCATGCCCGAGCACACGACCTGGCGGGCGATGCTCGACGTCTGGCAGGCCGCCGACGACATCGAGCTCTTCGAGTCGGCGTGGAACTGGGACCACTTCTACCCGCTGACCGGTGACCACACCGGTCCCAACTTCGAGGGCTGGACGATGGTCGCGGCGATGGCCCAGGCGACCCGCCGGATCCGGGTGGGCTGTCAGGTGACCGGCATGATCTACCGGCACCCGGCGGTGCTCGCGAACATGGCGGCCACGGTCGACCACATCGCCGACGGCCGGCTCGAGCTCGGGCTCGGCGCGGCGTGGAACGAGGAGGAGACCGCCGCCTACGGCATCCCGCTGCCGCCGCTGAAGGAGCGCTTCGACCGCTTCGACGAGGGCGTCGAGACGATCGTCGCGCTGCTCACCCAGGAGACGACGACCTACGAGGGTCGCTACGTGCAGCTCGTCGACGCCCGCTGCGAGCCGAAGCCGGTGCAGCGGCCGCACCCGCCGATCACGATCGGCGGCAACGGCCCGAGGCGCACGCTGCGCACGGTCGCACGGTGGGCTCAGCAGTGGAACTCCCTCACCAGCTCCCCCGAAGAGTGGCTGCGCCACCGCGAGGTGCTGCTGCAGCGCTGCGCGGAGGAGGGCCGCGACCCGGGCGGGATCCTGTGCTCGGTCAACGCCCGGGTGACCAAGGACGGCACCCCGAACGACTGGGCGGGCCGGGTGGCCGACGTCGCAGCCGGCTACGCCGAGGCGGGCGCCGGCCTCCTGGTCGTCAACGTGCCGCGCCCGCACGACCCGCGCGACCTGGAGCCGCTGGCCCAGGCGCTCCGGCCGCTGGCGACGGCCGCCTGAGCGCCCGCCGGTCGACCACATGACCCAGCCGCCGCCGCGGTCGGCCGAGTACTTCGACCAGTGGTACGCCGACATGGCCGGCTCGCCGGTCAAGGACGAGATCGAGCGGCGGCACCTCGGCCTCCCGCCGCACCTGCAGTCGACCAGCCTGCTGACGTGGGACGGGATCGCCGACGTGGTGACGGCCCTGCGGCTCCCGGCCGGCGGCACCCTCCTCGACCTGGCGTGCGGCCGCGGTGGCTACGGCCTCGAGATCGCCAGGCGTACGTCGTCGCGGCTGGTCGGGGTCGACTTCTCGGCGGAGGCGGTCCGGCAGGCGACCGGGTCGGCGGCCGTGGTCGACGTGGCCGCCGAGTTCCGGGTCGGTGACCTGGCCGCCACCGGCCTCGAGGACGCGTCGGTGGACGGCGTGCTGTGCGTGGACGCGATCCAGTTCGCCGACGCGCCCGCCGGGGCGTACAGCGAGCTGCGCCGGGTGCTGCGGCCGGGGGGCCGGGTGGTGCTGACCTGCTGGGAGTCCGCTGCCGGACCGGACGACGAGCGGGTCCCCGATCGGGTCCGGCGGGTCGACCTGCGCGGCGGGCTGGTCGGTGCCGGCTTCCACGACGTCGAGGTGACCCAGCGGCGCGGCTGGCGGACCGCGGAGCTGGCCATGTGGGAGGAGGCGGCAGCGCTCGACCCGGGCGAGGACGCCGCGCTGCGATCGTTCCACGACGAGGGCGTGCAGGCCCTCGCGATGTTCGGCCTGCTGCGCCGGGTGATGGCGACGGCCACCGCGCCGCCCGACTGACCGGCCCCCTCAGCCCGGTCGCTGCTCCAGCACAGCGAGGTCGCGCTGGGCGAACTGGCGGTGCCACCACTCCTCGTTGAGCAACGTGAGCAGGCACTCCCGCACCGGGTAGCTGCGCTCCCGTGGCCAGCCTGGCCCCGCGACCGGGACGGTGTCGGAGCCGAGCGTCGCCTCGTCGAGCGTGTCGAGGTAGCGCCGGACGGCCGCCTGCCGGTCGAGCCGGAGTGCGAGTGCCTCGTCCAGCGAGGGTCGGGCCGCCCGGTCGCGCGGCACGCCCTCGGTGTCGGGCATCTGGTCCCAGGGGAGCGACAGCGGGTACCACGGGCTCGGGTCACCGAGGATCGCGCGGTGCAGCCAGCTCTCGGTCGCGAAGGCGAGGTGTCGCAGCGTCTCGACGAACGACCACTCGCCGTCGACCGACTCGTGCAGCGCGGCCGCCGGCAGCGCCCTGGCCCGCTCCACGGTGCCGGCCCACAGCTGCTCGAGCGTCGCCCACGCGTCGCGGAACCCGGCCGGGTCGGAGGGCCGCATCTTCGCCAGGTCGGGCTCGCGACGCTCCAGCTCGGCCTGGACGAGTGGCGCGACGTCCACACCGTTGACGGTCAGGCCCTCGATCTCGCCCTCGATCCGCACGTTGACGAATCCGGTGCCACGCATGACGACGTCCTTGAAGAGGACCCAGCGGAACCGGGCGCCGGTCAGGTCGACGTCGTCGAAATCGGCGTCGTTGAGGTAGACGTCGTGGAAGGTGGCGCGCTCCAGGTGGACCTCCTCGAAGCGGGAGCCGGCGAGGTCCTGCTGGCCGAAGTCGGACATGCGCCGACGCTACCGACGTCGTCCGACAGACCCCTCATCGACGTGAGGGGTGGCGCGGGGGGATCGGGCCGGAGCAGGCGCCGAGGAGGTCAGGCCTGGCTGACGTCGAGCACCTGGCGGTCGCCGTCGCGACGGAAGCCGACGCTGTCGTAGTAGGGCGAGACCATCCGGTCCGGGGCGACGACCTGCGCGAAGCCGCGGTCGCGGAAGAGCCCGCTGCGCCGGTAGACGAACTCGCCGGGCGTGAAGTCGCGGAACCGCGGTGTCACGTAGTCGAGCTCGACCTGCGCCACCGCGTCACCCGCGTCGCGCACGACGACGACGCCGACCGTCTCGTCGCCTCGCGCGACCAGGAAGGCGCTGCGTCCCTCCCGCGGCTCGGTCCAGGCGGCGCCGGGGAAGTGGGTGCGGATGTCATCGTCGTGCACCTTGAGGAAGTGCCGGAGGTAGGCGTCGGTGAGGCCGACCTCGAGGACGTCGTACGCCGACAGGTCGTGCCGGTCGCGCAGCAGCTTGCGGATGAACCACACGTTGATGCCGGCCAGCACCAGGTTCATCCCGACCATCGGCCAGACCCCGACCAGGGCGTTGAACACGATGAGTACCAGGCAGCCCACCGTGTTGAGCACCCGGAAGCGCAGCACCCTGGCCTGCAGCAGCGAGTAGACCAGCAGCGCGGAGCCGGCCCAGCCGAGCGCGTCGAGCCAGCTCATCGCGCCCACGACTGCGCGTTCTCGGGCAGCGCGGCGCCGTACCAGTGCTCGATCAGGCGGCGCGAGATCGAGATCGACGGCGACACCAGCAGCTCGCCCGCATCGATGTCCGCCCGCATGGACGCCCGGTCGTACCACCGCGCCTCGGCGATCTCGCCGTCGTGCCGCACCACGTCGGTCGTCTCCGCATGTGCCGTGAAGCCGAGCATCAGGCTCGAGGGGAACGGCCAGGGCTGACTGCCGAGGTAGCTCACCACGCCGACGCGGACCCCGCACTCCTCGGCGACCTCGCGACGTACGGCCGCCTCGAGCGACTCTCCCGGCTCGACGAAGCCGGCGAGCGTCGAGAAGCGCCGCTCCGGCCACGACGTCTGCCGGCCGAGCAGCAGCCGGTCGTCGTCGTCGACGACGAGCATGATGACCGCGGGGTCGGTGCGCGGGTAGTGCTCGCTGCGGTCCTCGGGGCAGCGCCGGGTGTGGCCGGCGTTCTCCGGCACCGTCGGCGTGCCGCACCGCGGGCAGTGCGTGTGCGCGGCGTGCCAGTTGGCCAGCGACACCGCGTGCACCACCAACCCGGCGTCGCGCGCGTCGAGCAGGGTGCCGACCTCGCGCAGCGTGCGGAAGTCGCCGCCGCCGTCGGGCGCACCGGCGGCGTCGAGGTCGGCGGCGAACCAGGGCCGGTCGTCGCGGTCGACCCCGAGGAAGTAGCGGTGCTCGGGCGCCACGTCGACCGGCGTGTCGACATCCAGCTGGTCGAGTGCTCCACCACGCACCGCCACCGACGTGCCGCGTACCCGCAGGACACCGGTGCCGCGTCGCGCCCAGGTGCGCGCCAGCCACTCGTCGTCGGTGCGGTGGTGCGCCGCCCGCTCGACGACCGCGCGCGACAGGGCGAGGTCGGGCAGGGGCTCGGTGCTCGGCGGGGAGGTCACGGCGTGCGCGGGAGGGTGCGGGCCAAGTCGTCCCAGAGCAGCGCGGCTGCCTCGGCACCCTTGAGCAGGAACGGGATCTCGACCTTCTCGTTCGGCGCGTGCCAGCCGTCGTCGGGCAGGCTGACGCCGAGGAACACGACCGGCGCCTCGAGGACGTCCTGCAGGTCGGCCTCCGGGCCGGAGCCACCCTCGCGGGTGTAGAGAACCTGAGACCCGAAGGCCGTCGACATCGCACGCGTGACCGACTCGAGCGCCGGGTGGTCGAGAGGAGTGAGGCACGGGCGGACTCCGGGGCCGTACCAGTGGACCGACCACTCGACGCCCTCGGGCACCTGGCCGCCCAGCCACGCCTCGAACTCCCTCTGGACGTCCGACGGCTCCTGGCCGGACACCAGTCGAAAGGACACCTTGGCGTGCGCCTCGGACGGGACGATCGTCTTGTGCCCCTCGCCCTGGTAGCCGCCCCACATGCCGTTGACCTCGGCTGTCGGGCGGGCCCAGACGCGCTCGAGGGTCGAGTAGCCGGTCTCGCCACGGGGTGCGGAGCTGCGGGCGTTGCCGAGCCACGCGAGCTCGTCGTAAGGAAGCTTGCCGATGAGCGCGCGCTCGTCGTCGGACAGCTCGAGCACGCCGTCGTAGAAGCCGTCGATGGTGACGTGCAGGTCGTCGTCGTGCATCCGGCCCAGCAGCCGTGCGAGCTCGGTGAGCGGGTTCGGGACCGCGCCGCCGAAGGAGCCTGAGTGCACGTCGCCGGTGGGGCCGCGCAGGTCGACCTGGCAGTCGGTCATGCCGCGCATGCCGACGCACACGGTGGGGGTGTCGCGCGACCACATGCCGGTGTCCGACACGACGACCACGTCGCACCCGAGCTCGGCGTGGTGCGCCCGGAGCAGCTCGGCGAAGTGCGGCGAGCCCGACTCCTCCTCACCCTCGACGACCAGCTTGAGGTTGACGGCCGGCGACGTCCGGCCGGTCGCGGCGAGGTGGGCGTCGAGGCCCAGCAGATGGAAGAAGACCTGACCCTTGTCGTCGGCAGAGCCGCGACCGGCCAGCCGGTCGCCGTCGATGACCGGCTCGAACGGGTCGGTCCGCCACAGCTCGCGGGGCGTCACGGGCTGGACGTCGTGGTGGCCGTAGACGACTACCGTCGGGGCGTCCGGGTCGTCGCTGGGCCAGTGCGCGAAGACGGCCGGCAGGCCGCTGGTCTCCCACACCTCGGCGGTCGGGAAGCCGGCTGCGCGCAGCGCGTCGACGAGGTGCTCGGCCGACCTGCGCACGTCCGGGTGGTGCGCGGGGTCCCCGGAGATCGACGGGATGCGCAGCCAGTCGGTCAGCCGTTGGACGAAGGAGTCGGCGCCGTCGGCGACCGCTGCTCTCACCCGCGCGAGGTGGTCGGCGTCGGGCGCGTGCAGGTAGTCGGTGGTGCTCATGGCGCGCACCCTATGCGGGCACGGACGGCCGACCGCGGTCGGCTAGCGTCGGCCCGGTGCGCCTCGCGACGTTCAACCTGCTCGGCGGCAGGTCCGTCGCCCACGGCCGCGTCGAGGAGGTGGAGCTGCGGTCGGCGGCGTCGTCCTTGGACGCCGACGTCGTGGTGCTGCAGGAGGTCGACGGAGGGCAGCCGCGCTCGCACCACGTCGACCAGACGGCGGTCGTGGCGGACGCGATGGACGCCGCCTCATGGCGCTTCCTGCCGACCCTGCACGGCACGCCCGGGAAGCCGTGGACGGCGGCGGCCGGCGACGGGTCCGACGAGCAGCCGCCCGGGCCGGCCTACGGCATCGGTCTGGTGTCGCGGCACCCCGTGTCGGCGTGGGCGGTACGTCGCTTCAAGCCCGCGCCGGTAGGACTGCCCCTGCTGGTGCCCGGCCAGGGGCTGATGCACGTCGACGACGAGCCGCGCGCCGCGCTGGCCGCCCGGGTCGAGACGCCCGGCGGGCCGCTCACCGTCGTGGGCACGCACCTGTCCTTCGTGCCGGGATGGAACGTCGCCCAGCTGCGCGAGCTGGTCCGGTGGGCCGGCACCCTGCCGGGGCCGCGGGTCCTGGTGGGCGACCTCAACCTGCCCGGCCGGCTCGTCGGGCTGACCACCCGGTGGACCCGGGCGGCCCGGGTGGCGACGTACCCCTCGTGGAACCCGCGTGTGCAGTTCGACCACGTGCTGCTCGAGCCCGGCACCGGGCTGACCGTGACTGCGACGCACCGGCTGCGGCTCCCGGTCAGCGACCACTGTGCCCTCGCGGTCGACCTCGGCACACTGGGCGACGCGACCGGTGGGGTGCTCTGACCGGCGGCACGGGAGGCAGGCCATGGAGGCATGGACGGCGGGCCGGGTCTTCGACGGCGAGCAGGTGCTGCCGGCCGGGTCGGCGGTGGTGGTCGACGGTGGACAGGTCGTCGCCGTGCTGGGGCCCGGCGAGCGGGCGCCGGACGCGGCGGTGCCCGTCGACCATCCCGACGCGACGCTGCTGCCGGGACTCGTGGAGACGCACGCCCACCTGTGCTGCGACGGCGGGCCAGGTGCCCTCGAGCGGATCCCGGACGCCTCCGACGAGGAGATGTGGTCCGTCATCGAGACGTCCCTGCGGGCCCAGCTCGCTGCCGGCGTGACGACCGTCCGCGACCTCGGCGACCGGCGCTACTCGGCCGTCGAGTGGCGCGACGCGCACGCTGGGGACGCGTCGTTCCCGAGGGTCCTCGCCAGCGGCCCGCCGATCACCACTCCGGGCGGGCACTGCGCGAACATGGGCGGCGAGACGGCCGGCGCGGGCGCGCTCCGGGCGGCGGTGCGGGCACGGGCCGAACGTGGCGTCGACGTGGTCAAGATCATGGCCAGCGGCGGGGTGAACACCGCCGGGAGCGACGCGGCCGCCCCGCAGTTCGGGGTCGGCGACCTGCGGGTCGTGGTCGAGGAGGCGCACCGGCTCGGTCTCCCGGTGACCGCCCACGCGCACTCGGTGGGCTCGGTCGGGGACGCGATCGACGCGGGCGTGGACGCGGTCGAGCACGCGACGTTCGTGACCGGGACCGGGTTCGCGCCGGACCCGACGGCCGTTGCGCAACTCGCCGCCCGCCGGCTCCCGGTCTGCCCGACCCTGGGGATCGTGCCCGGCGTGACACCACCGCCTGCCGTCCTCGAGATGATGCGGCGCACCGGCATGACGACGGAGAGCCGGGCGGCGATGTTCGCCGACCTGCACCACGCCGGGGTCCTGCTCGTGTCGGGCTCCGACGCCGGCATCAACCCCGGGAAGCGGCACGGTGTGCTGCCCGAGGCCCTGGTGCAGCTCGCGCAGGCCGGCGTGCCCGTCGTCGACGTCCTGGCCAGCGGCACCTCGCGCGCGGCTGACGCCCTCGCCGTCGGTGACCGGACCGGTCGCCTCCGCGCCGGCCTCGACGCCGACCTGCTCGTCGTACGCGGCGACCCGATCGTCGACGTCACGCGGCTGCGCGACGTGCTCGCGGTCGTCGCGCGCGGCCGGCGAGTGGCCTGAGGCGACACCCGGCGGTCGGCGACGGCCGTGGGACGATGCCGGCATGGGCTTCCAGATGACGGGCCTGCCAGAGGCTGACGCCGTGCTCGACGAGCACCCGTTCGCGATCGTGATGGGCATGATGCTCGACCAGCAGTACGGCATGGAGCACGCCTTCCGGGGCGGCTGGAAGGTGTTCAGCCGGCTGGGGACGCTGGACCCGGCGGCGGTCGCCGCTGCCGACGCGGACGAGTTCAAGGCGCTGTGCAGCACACCGCCGGCGATCCACCGCTACCCGGGGTCGATGGCGGCGCGGCTGCAGGAGCTGGCGGCGGTCGTCGAGGAGCAGTACGGCGGCGACGTCACCCGGCTCTGGACCGAGGCGTCGACCGGCAAGGAGCTGCTCCGGCGGGTGCAGGCGCTGCCCGGCTTCGGCAAGCAGAAGTCGCAGATCTTCGTGGCCCTGCTGGCCAAGCAGCTCGGCGTCCGGCCGCAGGGCTGGGAGGCCGTCGCGGGCGACTACGCCCTGGAGGGCTACCGCTCGGTCGCCGACGTCGTGGACCCGGGGTCGCTGCAGAAGGTCCGCGAGTTCAAGGCCCAGAAGAAGGCTGCCGCCAAGGCGTCGGCCGGCTGACCGACGCGACGGCGGCGTGTCGATCGACCGCGGTGGGTGCCTTCCGGATCGGTGCGCCTGCCGGCCGCCCAGCGGGCTCGTCACGGACGCTGATCCGGAGGGGACGCACCGCACGGTCCGCGAGCGCGGGCAGTCCGATAGCCGTGAGCGGGCGGTGTCAGCGGGCCGGGTGCGGCGCGGCCGGGACCGACCTCAGCAGAGCGACGATGCCGTCGTGGTCGAGCAGGTCGGCCGGCCGGACCGTCTGCTCGTGCGCGACGTAGTGGAACGCCGCCCGGATCCGGTGCAGCGGCGTGCCGGTGACGTGGTGCCAGGCGAGCCGGTAGACCGCCAGCTGCACGGCCGCCGCGACGGCCTCGTCCCCGGTCGGCGGCAGACCGGTCTTCCAGTCGACGACGTCGACGAGCCCGCCGTCGCTGTCCGACGCATCGGTGAAGACCGCGTCGCACCGGCCGCGCAAGGTCAGCCCGTCGACCACCACGTCGAACGGGAACTCCACCTCGGCCGGCACCCGGGACGCCCACTCGCTGCGCCGGAACGCGTCCTGCAGGGCGAGCAGGTCGTCGTCGGGCTCGGCCGACTCGTCGGCCGACCCGGGCAGCTCGTCGACGTCGATCAGCCGCTGCTGCCCCCACAGCTGCTCCAGCCAAAGGTGGAACCGGGTGCCCCGCCGCGTCTGCGGTGCCGGCGGCCGCGGCAGCGGACGGCGCAGTGACCGGGCGAGGCGCACCGGGTCCCGGCGCAGCTCGACCAGCTGGGAGACCGACAGCCGCCCGGGCAGCTCGACCACGGGCCCGTCGTCACCGCGGCGGGTCCGCGCAAGCTCGGCCAGCAGCAGCTCGAGCTCGCGGTCCCAGGCGGCGACCCGGTCGCCCAGGTCGTCGCCGGTGAGCACGCCACTGGTGACCGGACAGCTGGTGGTGCCACCGCCGGCGGCCTCGTGCCGGACGGGGCGACCTGCGGCGGCCCGGACCGACGCGGCGGCACCGGCCACAGCGGCCCGCCGGGGACCGAGCGGGTCGTAGGGCCACTCGCCGGCGACCGGCTCGGCGATCATCGGGTTGGTGTCACCCTCAGCCGGCGCCGGTGCCCAGGTGTCGACGGTGCCCTCGCCCTTGGCGCACAGCGCCTGGATCTCGTCGAGCAGCCCGGACGGGCCGCGCGGCTTCCGGGTGGTGTCCCACCAGTAGCCGGAGCACGCGAGCAGTGATCGCGCGCGGGTCACCGCGACGTACGCCAGGCGGCGCTCCTCGAGCGCGCCGCGGGCGCGGCAGGCCTCACGGAACGACTCGATCCGCGCCTTGGCGTCGTCCTGGTCGGTGCCGCCCTGCCAGTCCAGCTCGGGCAGCTCGTCGCGGTCGCCGCGCAGCGGGAACGGCAGCGTCGCGAGCTGCTTGCTCCAGTCGGCGACCGGCCGGCCGCCCACCGGGAAGACGTCCTGGGTCAGACCCGCGACGAAGACGGCGTCCCACTCGAGCCCCTTGGCCGCGTGCACCGTCATCAGCTGCACCCGCTGGCCGTCGGGCTCGGCCACGTCGACCTCGAGCCCGCGCTCCTGGTCCATCGCCGCGTCGAGGTAGGCGAGGAAGGCGACCAGCCCCGGGTCCTCCCCCGACGCCACGAAGTCCTCGGCGACCTCGACGAACCGGTCCACGTCGAGCAGCGCATCGACCGACCGCACCCCCGGCCGGGAGGCCAGCTCGACGTCGAGATCGATGGCCCGCACGACCGTCGTCACGAGGTCGGGCAGCGAGGAGGACGTCCAGCGGCGGAGCCGGCGGAGCTCGTCCCGCAGCCGGACCAGCCGGGCGTGCCCGCCCGCGGAGTACGCCGTGGCCGGGCCCGGGTCGTCGAGCGCGTCGACCAGGCTGCGCTCGTCGACCGTGTCGTAGTCGGGCTCGCCCGCCGCCTCGTCGGGCTCGCCCGCCGCCTCGCCGGGCTCGCGGGACGTCGCGGGGTCACCGGCCACCGACGGCAGGCGGCCGGTGGACACCGCGATCTGCCGGGCCCGCCGACCGAGCGCGTCGAGATCGCGCGGGCCGATCCGCCACCGCGGCCCGGTGAGCAGCCGCAGCAGCGCTCCGCCGGCAGAGGGGTCGGCCAGCACCCGCAGCACGCAGACGATGTCCACGACCTCGGGCCGGGTGAGCAGTCCGCCGAGCCCGACCACCTCGCACGGCACACCGCGCTCGCGCAGCGCGGCGTCGAGACGGGCGAAGTGCGACCGCTTGCGGGCCAGCACCGCGATCTCGCCCCAGGCGACCTCCGTGCCGGTCGGCGAGGTCGCGGCGTCGCCCAGCGCGCGGACCCGGTCGGCGACCCACTCCGCCTCGTCGGCGAGCGAGTCGAGCAGCGCGACGACGACCTCGCCCTGCCCCTCGCGGCCGGGCCCCGGTCGCAGCGGCGCGTCGACCTCGCCCAGCGCGCCGCGCACCGGGATGCCGTCGGCGACCAGGTTGGCCGCCCCGAGGATGCCCTCGCCGTTGCGGAAGCTCATCGTCAGCGAGCTGCTGCCGGTGGGTCCGTCGCCGGCGAAGTCGTCGCCGAACCGCTCCAGGTTGCCCGCGCTGGCCCCGCGCCAGCCGTAGATGGACTGCCGCGGGTCGCCGACCGCGGTCACCGCGTGGCCGGCGCCGAACAGCGACGTCAGCAGGACCCGCTGCGCCTCGCCGGTGTCCTGGTACTCGTCGAGCAGCACGGCGCCGAAGCGGCCACGCTCGATCTCGGCCACCTCGGGATGGTTGCGGGCGATGCGCGCGGCGATCGCGACCTGGTCGCCGTAGTCCATCGCCCCGTGCGCCCGCTTGTAGGCGGTGTAGCGCTCGACGAGCGGCAGCAGCGCGGCCCGGGACGTGAGCGACGAGAGCAGCTCGGACACCGGCTTCGGCACCCCCTTGCTGCGCTGGCCGTCCGCTCGCGGCAGGGAGAGCAGGTGGGCTCGCACCCGCTCGGTCAGCACCCGCACGTGGTCGGGCTCGCGCAGGTGCTCGGCCAGCTCGCCCGAGAGGTCGAGCACGTCGGCGATCACGGTGGAGACGGCCCGGTCGACGGCGACCAGGTCACCGGCCTCGTCCTCGTAGGACTCGACCACCCGCGCGGCGTACTGCCACCCGACGGCCTCGCCGACCAGGCGGGTGTCGGGCTCCAGCCCGATGCGCAGGGCGTGCTCGCCGACCAGCGCTGCGGCGTACGAGTGGTAGGTGATGACCGTCGGCTCGCCGGTCGCCAGCGCCGCGGCGACGTCGTCGGTCAGGAACGGCGCCTGCTCGTGGGCGTGCTGCAGCCGGTGCAGCATCCGCCGCACCCGCTCGCCGAGCTCGGCCGCCGCCTTGCGGGTGAAGGTCAGGCCGAGGACGCGGTGCGGCTCGACCTTCCCGTTGGCCACCAGCCAGACGACGCGCAGGCCCATCGTCTGGGTCTTGCCGGACCCGGCGCCGGCCACCACGACGTGCGGGCGCATCGGCGCGCGGACCGCCTCGGCCTGCTCCGCCGTGGGCAGCGAGTCCAGCCCGAGCCGGCTGGCCAGCTCGACCGGGGACAGGTCGCGGCCCGGTGCCGGCTCGAGGTCGACGGCGTCGAACAGGCTGGGCTGGCTCACGACGTCAACGCCCGGCCGTCGTCCTGCACGGGGCACGACGTCCGCACCGGGCAGCGCGTGCAGTACCGGTTGGACACGGCGTCGAAGGCGGACCCGGCCATCCCCTCGGCGACGTCGAGGACCAGCTCCCGCGCCCATCCCGGGTCGCCG
Coding sequences within:
- a CDS encoding TIGR03560 family F420-dependent LLM class oxidoreductase → MRFAIKTMPEHTTWRAMLDVWQAADDIELFESAWNWDHFYPLTGDHTGPNFEGWTMVAAMAQATRRIRVGCQVTGMIYRHPAVLANMAATVDHIADGRLELGLGAAWNEEETAAYGIPLPPLKERFDRFDEGVETIVALLTQETTTYEGRYVQLVDARCEPKPVQRPHPPITIGGNGPRRTLRTVARWAQQWNSLTSSPEEWLRHREVLLQRCAEEGRDPGGILCSVNARVTKDGTPNDWAGRVADVAAGYAEAGAGLLVVNVPRPHDPRDLEPLAQALRPLATAA
- a CDS encoding class I SAM-dependent methyltransferase, producing the protein MTQPPPRSAEYFDQWYADMAGSPVKDEIERRHLGLPPHLQSTSLLTWDGIADVVTALRLPAGGTLLDLACGRGGYGLEIARRTSSRLVGVDFSAEAVRQATGSAAVVDVAAEFRVGDLAATGLEDASVDGVLCVDAIQFADAPAGAYSELRRVLRPGGRVVLTCWESAAGPDDERVPDRVRRVDLRGGLVGAGFHDVEVTQRRGWRTAELAMWEEAAALDPGEDAALRSFHDEGVQALAMFGLLRRVMATATAPPD
- a CDS encoding DinB family protein encodes the protein MSDFGQQDLAGSRFEEVHLERATFHDVYLNDADFDDVDLTGARFRWVLFKDVVMRGTGFVNVRIEGEIEGLTVNGVDVAPLVQAELERREPDLAKMRPSDPAGFRDAWATLEQLWAGTVERARALPAAALHESVDGEWSFVETLRHLAFATESWLHRAILGDPSPWYPLSLPWDQMPDTEGVPRDRAARPSLDEALALRLDRQAAVRRYLDTLDEATLGSDTVPVAGPGWPRERSYPVRECLLTLLNEEWWHRQFAQRDLAVLEQRPG
- the nudC gene encoding NAD(+) diphosphatase, whose product is MTSPPSTEPLPDLALSRAVVERAAHHRTDDEWLARTWARRGTGVLRVRGTSVAVRGGALDQLDVDTPVDVAPEHRYFLGVDRDDRPWFAADLDAAGAPDGGGDFRTLREVGTLLDARDAGLVVHAVSLANWHAAHTHCPRCGTPTVPENAGHTRRCPEDRSEHYPRTDPAVIMLVVDDDDRLLLGRQTSWPERRFSTLAGFVEPGESLEAAVRREVAEECGVRVGVVSYLGSQPWPFPSSLMLGFTAHAETTDVVRHDGEIAEARWYDRASMRADIDAGELLVSPSISISRRLIEHWYGAALPENAQSWAR
- a CDS encoding M20/M25/M40 family metallo-hydrolase; translation: MSTTDYLHAPDADHLARVRAAVADGADSFVQRLTDWLRIPSISGDPAHHPDVRRSAEHLVDALRAAGFPTAEVWETSGLPAVFAHWPSDDPDAPTVVVYGHHDVQPVTPRELWRTDPFEPVIDGDRLAGRGSADDKGQVFFHLLGLDAHLAATGRTSPAVNLKLVVEGEEESGSPHFAELLRAHHAELGCDVVVVSDTGMWSRDTPTVCVGMRGMTDCQVDLRGPTGDVHSGSFGGAVPNPLTELARLLGRMHDDDLHVTIDGFYDGVLELSDDERALIGKLPYDELAWLGNARSSAPRGETGYSTLERVWARPTAEVNGMWGGYQGEGHKTIVPSEAHAKVSFRLVSGQEPSDVQREFEAWLGGQVPEGVEWSVHWYGPGVRPCLTPLDHPALESVTRAMSTAFGSQVLYTREGGSGPEADLQDVLEAPVVFLGVSLPDDGWHAPNEKVEIPFLLKGAEAAALLWDDLARTLPRTP
- a CDS encoding endonuclease/exonuclease/phosphatase family protein, translating into MRLATFNLLGGRSVAHGRVEEVELRSAASSLDADVVVLQEVDGGQPRSHHVDQTAVVADAMDAASWRFLPTLHGTPGKPWTAAAGDGSDEQPPGPAYGIGLVSRHPVSAWAVRRFKPAPVGLPLLVPGQGLMHVDDEPRAALAARVETPGGPLTVVGTHLSFVPGWNVAQLRELVRWAGTLPGPRVLVGDLNLPGRLVGLTTRWTRAARVATYPSWNPRVQFDHVLLEPGTGLTVTATHRLRLPVSDHCALAVDLGTLGDATGGVL
- a CDS encoding amidohydrolase family protein — translated: MEAWTAGRVFDGEQVLPAGSAVVVDGGQVVAVLGPGERAPDAAVPVDHPDATLLPGLVETHAHLCCDGGPGALERIPDASDEEMWSVIETSLRAQLAAGVTTVRDLGDRRYSAVEWRDAHAGDASFPRVLASGPPITTPGGHCANMGGETAGAGALRAAVRARAERGVDVVKIMASGGVNTAGSDAAAPQFGVGDLRVVVEEAHRLGLPVTAHAHSVGSVGDAIDAGVDAVEHATFVTGTGFAPDPTAVAQLAARRLPVCPTLGIVPGVTPPPAVLEMMRRTGMTTESRAAMFADLHHAGVLLVSGSDAGINPGKRHGVLPEALVQLAQAGVPVVDVLASGTSRAADALAVGDRTGRLRAGLDADLLVVRGDPIVDVTRLRDVLAVVARGRRVA
- a CDS encoding HhH-GPD-type base excision DNA repair protein yields the protein MGFQMTGLPEADAVLDEHPFAIVMGMMLDQQYGMEHAFRGGWKVFSRLGTLDPAAVAAADADEFKALCSTPPAIHRYPGSMAARLQELAAVVEEQYGGDVTRLWTEASTGKELLRRVQALPGFGKQKSQIFVALLAKQLGVRPQGWEAVAGDYALEGYRSVADVVDPGSLQKVREFKAQKKAAAKASAG